One window from the genome of Kluyveromyces marxianus DMKU3-1042 DNA, complete genome, chromosome 3 encodes:
- a CDS encoding aminotriazole resistance protein, which yields MSQAESSSNSLNEVAEKEGEFPIESIFHPNRLKHFKFLCILTALALDFMSLGAMIVLVQDVEKRFNISATKASWSLTSYVITFAGFIAFFGRVGDIVGNGMMMSISIGVFGICSLLCAVIPNFVGFAVFRAFQGMAGAGIVPCSYALVNSMFAGENLQRYFSILSSIGSGTIGVGFVIGGAFAETKIGYKALFYMVFGASILTCMLILLLIGYPEYVRVKSDYSARFKKVTKLDVIGSFTFISGSVLLVVALTDGGDSWKKPSAYVPLVISIILMAAFFAWNLGYQKVLSLLKPHISTGAYKYMESVSVLIPKELLYAHNFAPVLLVSFFAFAAFMVVMYTVVNYSISVEGDAVIVAAVKIMPLIVGLMLANTTIALHQTILKPKNGLIVGTFVCTLGCAFLTALKEVNGNLYWKLLLLSAFLAGVGGAVYFSYMLSMAIGDAPMEYKALAGGVVQTASQFGNEVALSVIVSLLGNGKTNRKELRRRYQNVGYFAIACAAMAFISAITTLRDQLEPSGDEEQQNASVHSVKGCESDESTTHQQCQVTVVQVGFEEDEKMKSQPGRIA from the coding sequence ATGTCACAGGCAGAGTCAAgttcaaattctttgaatgaaGTTGCGGAAAAGGAAGGAGAATTTCCAATTGAGAGTATCTTTCATCCAAATAGGTTGAAACATTTTAAGTTCCTTTGTATCCTTACTGCTTTAGCGCTAGACTTTATGTCTCTAGGAGCAATGATTGTCCTAGTTCAGGACGTGGAAAAACGATTTAACATTTCAGCTACTAAAGCTAGTTGGTCATTAACTTCATACGTTATCACTTTCGCTGGTTTCATAGCATTTTTCGGACGTGTAGGGGACATTGTTGGCAATGGTATGATGATGTCAATCTCAATAGGAGTGTTCGGTATCTGTTCTTTGTTATGTGCAGTTATTCCAAACTTCGTAGGATTTGCAGTATTCCGCGCTTTCCAAGGTATGGCTGGTGCTGGTATTGTCCCATGTTCATATGCACTCGTTAATAGCATGTTTGCTGGTGAGAATCTACAGAGATATTTCTCAATTCTATCAAGCATAGGATCCGGTACAATAGGAGTTGGATTCGTTATTGGCGGAGCTTTTGCAGAAACTAAGATAGGGTATAAAGCCCTTTTCTATATGGTATTCGGCGCATCAATCTTAACCTGTATGCTCATATTGTTATTAATAGGTTATCCAGAATATGTTAGAGTTAAATCCGACTACTCAGCTAGATTCAAAAAGGTAACCAAGCTTGATGTTATCGGGAGCTTCACGTTTATAAGTGGTAGTGTGTTATTAGTGGTAGCGTTGACGGATGGCGGAGACTCTTGGAAGAAACCCTCTGCATACGTTCCTTTAGTTATTTCAATTATTTTGATGGCGGCATTCTTTGCTTGGAATTTGGGTTATCAAAAAGTTTTAAGTTTATTGAAACCACACATTTCAACGGGTGCGTACAAATATATGGAGAGCGTCAGTGTATTGATTCCCAAAGAGTTACTATACGCACATAATTTTGCACCCGTGCTACTTGTATCCTTCTTTGCCTTTGCAGCATTTATGGTCGTGATGTATACCGTAGTGAATTATTCTATCTCGGTAGAGGGTGATGCAGTGATTGTGGCAGCGGTAAAGATCATGCCGCTAATTGTAGGTCTAATGCTTGCAAATACGACAATTGCATTGCACCAAACAATTTTAAAGCCAAAGAATGGCCTTATCGTAGGAACATTTGTTTGTACTCTTGGGTGTGCCTTTTTAACTGCTCTCAAGGAAGTGAATGGGAACTTGTACTGGAAACTTCTATTGTTAAGTGCATTTTTGGCTGGTGTTGGAGGAGCGGTGTATTTCTCATACATGTTGTCCATGGCAATTGGGGACGCCCCTATGGAATACAAAGCTCTTGCGGGTGGTGTTGTGCAGACAGCCTCACAATTTGGGAACGAGGTTGCGTTGTCAGTAATAGTCTCTTTATTGGGTAATGGTAAAACCAACAGAAAAGagctaagaagaaggtatcAGAATGTGGGATATTTCGCCATTGCATGTGCAGCTATGGCGTTTATAAGCGCGATAACCACGCTTAGAGATCAGCTAGAGCCAAGTGGCGATGAGGAACAGCAAAATGCATCAGTGCATAGTGTAAAAGGTTGTGAATCCGACGAATCTACCACGCATCAACAATGTCAGGTAACAGTAGTGCAAGTGgggtttgaagaagatgaaaagatgaaaagcCAGCCTGGTAGGATTGCTTAG
- a CDS encoding choline-sulfatase (TIGR03417, choline-sulfatase.), whose translation MLDLVPTVFDLGKVKTRYPNNGKSWVPLLHPQSTDDIVHKDYVVSEGGFLKTEEPIIEVAPFPYDIKANLQHDEIDTVGRVVSMRTKEFTFIYRLYEPNELYNRIEDLEERHNLIADPTYTSIVDAFEKKMLKFFIESSDHAPFVTDTRIPEVNLPLPGSKQFK comes from the coding sequence ATGCTTGATCTTGTACCAACGGTGTTTGATCTAGGGAAAGTTAAAACTCGATACCCAAACAACGGCAAATCATGGGTTCCATTGTTGCACCCGCAATCGACAGATGATATCGTTCACAAAGATTATGTTGTGTCAGAAGGAGGCTTCTTAAAAACCGAGGAGCCGATTATTGAGGTCGCACCGTTTCCTTACGATATTAAGGCGAATTTACAGCAcgatgaaattgatacaGTTGGTCGCGTGGTCTCTATGAGAACCAAAGAGTTCACATTCATATATCGATTATATGAACCGAATGAGTTGTATAACAGAATAGAAGATCTAGAAGAGAGACACAATCTAATCGCCGATCCAACATACACGTCTATAGTTGATGcgtttgaaaagaaaatgttaAAGTTCTTCATAGAAAGCAGTGATCATGCTCCATTTGTAACTGACACTAGAATTCCAGAAGTGAACCTACCTCTACCAGGATCAAAGCAGTTTAAATAA